A genomic stretch from Limnobacter thiooxidans includes:
- a CDS encoding mechanosensitive ion channel domain-containing protein → MEFIQFFKDLEPAVEQVFTFLEGRLGKLILSVTLLMLATLVNRFMHWRLLKETRAVQPQTGNFRATWVRRKNIVWVTALLLVLALWSGQITGFLISLAAIGGALLIVSKEFILCLWGALIISLNKSLRIGSTIEVGQFTGQLVNTGFVTFELAEIGPSKKQTGRLLSLPNSLVFTQAMKNLSVYGSYGIHLIDFNFDKFVKIQTAETLALRLANEAGKHWIEEAERHFTAVERDNFVDLPKARPEVFWASVDEKCLRMTLRFACPLSKRGHLEKSIVKRFWVEYVELVPHVPAGASNQQVADSTIS, encoded by the coding sequence ATGGAATTTATACAATTTTTCAAGGATCTTGAACCCGCTGTTGAACAGGTCTTTACTTTTCTGGAAGGCCGCCTGGGCAAATTGATCCTGTCTGTGACTTTGCTCATGCTGGCTACGCTGGTGAACCGGTTCATGCACTGGCGGCTGTTGAAGGAAACGCGGGCAGTACAGCCACAAACAGGAAATTTCCGCGCAACCTGGGTACGCCGCAAGAACATTGTCTGGGTCACCGCCCTGCTGCTGGTACTGGCTTTGTGGTCAGGACAAATCACAGGGTTTCTGATTTCACTGGCTGCAATTGGCGGTGCCTTGCTGATTGTCAGCAAGGAATTCATTTTGTGCCTGTGGGGTGCCCTGATCATTTCGCTGAACAAAAGCCTGCGAATTGGCAGCACCATCGAAGTGGGCCAGTTCACAGGGCAGCTGGTGAATACCGGGTTTGTTACTTTCGAGCTGGCTGAAATCGGCCCCTCGAAAAAGCAGACAGGCAGGCTGTTGTCATTGCCAAACAGCCTTGTTTTTACACAGGCCATGAAGAACCTTTCGGTGTATGGCTCTTATGGCATTCACTTGATTGATTTCAATTTTGACAAGTTTGTGAAAATACAAACCGCAGAAACCCTGGCATTGCGCCTGGCCAATGAAGCTGGCAAACACTGGATCGAAGAAGCGGAAAGACATTTCACAGCCGTGGAACGCGACAACTTTGTTGATTTGCCCAAGGCCAGGCCCGAAGTGTTCTGGGCTAGCGTGGACGAAAAATGCCTTCGCATGACCTTGCGGTTTGCCTGCCCATTGAGCAAACGCGGCCATCTTGAGAAATCAATCGTCAAGCGATTCTGGGTGGAGTATGTCGAACTGGTGCCACATGTGCCGGCGGGCGCAAGCAATCAGCAAGTGGCA